A single window of Paenibacillus sp. FSL H8-0537 DNA harbors:
- a CDS encoding tryptophan-rich sensory protein, which produces MNAAYRWLNAFGLLIVIVVNALAVTLPLGGKTTAQLAAQYPILFMPAGYAFSIWSLIYLLLAGFVIYSFLPSGRASRLPAQIGILFFVSCLFNAAWIFAWQYEKVYASVFIMLALLITLIAIYTRARTPGWQTATTGERFFVGLPFSLYLGWISVATIVNITSALYKSGWQGFGLSETAWTIILLAVATLLALIIGWSYRDAAFVAVFVWAFIAIIVKQQAQEAIVFSTLAVTIVLALFIVLLLVLKMRRLRG; this is translated from the coding sequence ATGAACGCTGCCTATCGCTGGCTAAACGCTTTTGGACTGTTGATCGTCATTGTCGTCAATGCACTCGCCGTTACCCTGCCGCTTGGAGGCAAAACGACTGCCCAGCTTGCGGCGCAATACCCGATTCTGTTCATGCCCGCTGGCTATGCCTTCTCCATCTGGAGCCTGATTTATTTGCTGCTTGCTGGATTTGTTATTTATTCCTTTCTGCCCTCAGGCAGAGCAAGCAGGCTGCCCGCACAGATAGGCATCTTGTTTTTCGTTAGCTGCCTGTTTAATGCGGCTTGGATTTTTGCTTGGCAATACGAGAAGGTGTACGCCAGCGTATTTATTATGCTCGCACTGCTCATCACGCTGATCGCCATCTATACGCGCGCCAGAACGCCTGGCTGGCAGACGGCAACGACTGGCGAACGCTTTTTTGTAGGGCTGCCCTTCAGTCTCTATCTCGGCTGGATTAGCGTGGCGACCATCGTCAATATTACATCCGCGCTCTACAAGTCGGGCTGGCAGGGCTTTGGGCTGTCCGAGACGGCATGGACGATTATTTTGCTGGCAGTCGCTACCTTGCTCGCCTTAATCATTGGCTGGAGCTACCGCGATGCCGCTTTCGTCGCCGTATTCGTCTGGGCGTTCATCGCCATCATCGTCAAGCAGCAGGCGCAGGAAGCCATCGTATTCAGCACGCTCGCTGTTACGATTGTGCTCGCGTTGTTTATTGTGCTTTTGCTGGTGTTGAAGATGCGGAGGCTTCGTGGGTAG
- a CDS encoding ATP-grasp domain-containing protein, with the protein MERFEKAVQRIINTDWSISKQDLPSHTLLVTEFINRGNVFRDAYCPENKIRKPIYSAALEKVLDAVEVFGQGPIILKDYVKSRKHDWNEACYIPDASNTKKLLKVVKKFVELQGDELNEGLVFKEFVNLEFLSYHPQSGAPLSKEFRIFFLEGKPLITMEYWDEGIYDENKPDLAPFIEIAKKINSHFFTMDIAKVENG; encoded by the coding sequence TTGGAAAGATTTGAAAAAGCAGTACAAAGAATTATAAATACTGACTGGAGCATCAGTAAGCAAGACCTACCTTCACATACATTACTTGTAACTGAATTTATTAATAGGGGAAACGTTTTTAGGGATGCTTATTGTCCTGAAAATAAAATACGTAAACCCATATATAGTGCAGCACTAGAAAAGGTTTTAGATGCTGTTGAAGTATTTGGACAGGGACCAATTATTCTGAAAGACTATGTAAAATCACGTAAACATGATTGGAACGAAGCTTGTTATATCCCCGATGCTTCAAATACAAAAAAATTATTAAAAGTAGTAAAGAAATTTGTAGAATTGCAAGGTGACGAGTTGAATGAAGGGCTTGTGTTTAAGGAATTCGTAAATTTGGAATTTTTATCCTATCATCCGCAGAGTGGAGCACCATTGTCAAAGGAATTTAGAATTTTCTTTTTGGAAGGTAAGCCTTTAATAACGATGGAATATTGGGACGAGGGAATATATGATGAAAATAAACCAGATCTAGCTCCCTTCATAGAAATTGCGAAGAAAATAAACAGTCACTTTTTCACAATGGATATAGCAAAAGTTGAGAATGGCTAA
- the asd gene encoding archaetidylserine decarboxylase (Phosphatidylserine decarboxylase is synthesized as a single chain precursor. Generation of the pyruvoyl active site from a Ser is coupled to cleavage of a Gly-Ser bond between the larger (beta) and smaller (alpha chains). It is an integral membrane protein.) — translation MLDGLLRAMTELSSRKSISRLTGRFAQSRASRRFIPRFASMYGIKVEEAEKPLNEYATLNEFFTRRLKPGMRKIDNAADSLVSPVDALITGIGPIEDGTIVNVKGQDYTIEELLNRSPRAENYRNGHYFVLYLSPTDYHRIHAPVDGTIVESEHIPGKVYPVNDFGLTKMRRVLSRNERLITYIKHEGGETAVVKVGAMNVSSIRYVEPLPPHTVKGGDLAYFEFGSTVVLLTENKTFTPLPSLMLGQKVKMGEPLGLLQPR, via the coding sequence ATGCTAGATGGATTACTTCGTGCCATGACGGAATTAAGCTCACGCAAGTCGATTTCGAGGTTGACTGGGCGTTTTGCACAATCTAGGGCGAGCCGCCGTTTTATTCCGCGCTTTGCTTCCATGTATGGAATTAAGGTCGAGGAAGCCGAGAAACCGCTAAATGAATACGCTACGCTAAATGAATTTTTCACCCGTCGATTAAAGCCAGGCATGCGAAAAATAGACAATGCTGCAGACAGCCTTGTGAGTCCGGTTGACGCTCTTATTACAGGAATTGGCCCGATCGAAGACGGCACAATTGTCAATGTGAAAGGGCAGGATTACACGATTGAAGAGCTGCTGAACCGTTCACCGAGGGCGGAAAACTATCGGAACGGCCATTATTTTGTCCTTTATTTGAGCCCGACCGATTATCACCGGATTCATGCTCCTGTGGATGGCACTATTGTTGAGAGCGAGCACATTCCCGGCAAGGTCTATCCGGTCAATGATTTCGGCTTAACCAAAATGCGCCGGGTGCTCAGCCGCAATGAACGGCTTATTACTTATATTAAACATGAGGGCGGCGAAACGGCTGTCGTGAAAGTCGGCGCCATGAACGTCAGCAGCATTCGATATGTTGAGCCGCTGCCGCCGCACACCGTAAAGGGTGGCGATCTTGCTTATTTTGAGTTCGGATCTACAGTCGTGCTGCTGACTGAAAATAAAACCTTCACCCCGCTTCCTAGCTTAATGCTCGGTCAAAAGGTGAAAATGGGCGAACCGCTCGGCCTCTTGCAACCGCGTTAA
- a CDS encoding PLP-dependent aminotransferase family protein, with translation MMDDRCRAAYERYYEELGRKADALFLALREGIVAGMLEDGQQLASSRRLAESYGMSRGSVNAAYDMLYAEGFVRPGRGSGTYVSYSKPAATKTRNGQEGKASELALSSWALRLPQIKGNTKRTVHEEPDFIAFDVGYADALLFPQNEWKTTMFAEVRGLLERQYEDYGAIEGHLPLREAIASELRRERSMITSVDHLFITSGSMYGIALLAQLLIDPGDQVVVEDPCYPGIRRAIAAAGGVIIDAEVDDYGIVPQDWDAKLLFVTPTRQYPTGAQLAPERKLELLQWASRRDAVIIEDDYDSEFRWGGRPAEPLKTLDHEGRVVYVGTFSKTMYADLRLGYVITPDALREPLRRAKFLLEPSPSSIAEQRALAVFMASGQYVRHLRRMRRSCGRRLKLFKEQAAEQLAGLFRFTPSDAGLHQYGVWLGAAADYERLIERCQREGVSWNRGERLWRKPEERRAPAALFGFAHLAEADIKEGMRRIAACWEDVQRQRG, from the coding sequence ATGATGGATGATCGCTGCCGTGCGGCATATGAGCGGTATTATGAGGAGCTAGGGCGCAAGGCGGATGCGCTTTTTCTGGCGTTGCGCGAAGGTATTGTCGCTGGGATGCTTGAGGATGGGCAGCAGCTCGCCTCCAGCAGAAGGCTTGCCGAAAGCTATGGCATGTCTCGCGGTTCGGTCAATGCCGCTTACGATATGCTTTATGCGGAAGGTTTTGTCAGGCCCGGAAGGGGAAGCGGCACCTACGTTTCCTACAGCAAGCCGGCAGCTACCAAAACAAGGAATGGGCAAGAAGGCAAGGCGAGTGAACTTGCGTTATCCTCTTGGGCGCTGCGGCTGCCGCAGATTAAAGGGAATACGAAGCGGACTGTGCATGAGGAGCCAGATTTCATTGCGTTTGATGTAGGTTATGCGGATGCCCTGCTGTTCCCGCAGAATGAATGGAAGACGACGATGTTTGCAGAGGTCAGAGGGCTGCTGGAGCGTCAGTATGAGGATTACGGGGCGATAGAAGGTCATCTGCCGCTGCGCGAGGCGATTGCCAGCGAGCTGCGCCGCGAGCGCAGCATGATTACAAGTGTAGATCATTTATTTATTACGAGCGGCTCCATGTACGGCATTGCCCTGCTCGCCCAGCTGTTGATTGACCCTGGTGACCAGGTTGTGGTTGAAGACCCGTGCTACCCTGGCATTAGGCGGGCGATAGCAGCTGCGGGCGGCGTTATTATAGATGCGGAAGTCGACGATTATGGCATCGTTCCGCAGGACTGGGATGCGAAGCTGCTATTTGTAACGCCGACGCGCCAGTATCCAACTGGCGCCCAGCTTGCGCCTGAGCGCAAGCTGGAGCTGCTGCAATGGGCTTCCCGGCGCGACGCTGTCATCATCGAGGATGATTATGACAGCGAATTCCGCTGGGGCGGGCGCCCGGCGGAGCCGCTCAAGACGCTCGACCACGAGGGACGGGTCGTGTACGTCGGCACTTTCTCCAAGACGATGTACGCCGACCTGAGGCTGGGCTATGTCATTACGCCGGATGCGCTGCGGGAGCCGCTGAGGAGGGCGAAGTTTTTGCTTGAGCCAAGCCCAAGCTCCATCGCGGAGCAAAGGGCGCTCGCCGTGTTTATGGCGAGCGGGCAGTATGTTCGGCATTTGCGGCGGATGAGGCGCAGCTGCGGACGGCGCCTCAAGCTCTTTAAGGAACAAGCCGCGGAGCAGCTCGCGGGCTTGTTCCGGTTTACGCCGTCGGATGCAGGCTTGCATCAGTACGGCGTGTGGCTTGGGGCAGCCGCGGATTATGAGCGGCTGATTGAACGCTGCCAGCGGGAAGGCGTCAGCTGGAACCGCGGCGAGCGGCTGTGGCGCAAGCCGGAGGAGCGACGCGCTCCGGCAGCGCTGTTCGGCTTCGCGCATTTGGCCGAAGCCGATATTAAGGAGGGCATGCGGCGAATTGCGGCATGCTGGGAGGACGTTCAGCGGCAGCGCGGCTGA
- a CDS encoding pyridoxamine 5'-phosphate oxidase family protein, with protein MRRKEFAIGSEDVQEVNAFLEEMSYGFLGTARADGAPSITPLNYIYLNGNVYFHGSRAGDKMALLGADPRVTFCVAKEYAIIPSHFTDPLMACPASAFFKSVIIEGTASVVEDLMEKGEALQALMIKLQPEGGHLPIAGDDPAYRGRLKGVAVVKIEPQQINAKFKFGQNADEHKREAITTGLLARGRELDAETVDLMRRYCPQHKEQAHPGD; from the coding sequence ATGCGCAGAAAAGAATTTGCAATCGGAAGTGAAGATGTACAAGAGGTTAACGCCTTTTTGGAGGAAATGAGCTATGGCTTTCTAGGAACAGCCAGAGCGGATGGTGCCCCTTCCATTACCCCGCTGAATTACATTTATTTGAATGGAAACGTTTATTTTCACGGCAGCCGCGCAGGGGATAAAATGGCACTGCTCGGAGCAGATCCGCGCGTCACCTTCTGTGTGGCCAAGGAATATGCGATCATTCCTTCCCATTTTACCGATCCGCTGATGGCCTGTCCGGCCTCCGCCTTTTTCAAATCAGTCATTATTGAGGGCACGGCATCGGTTGTCGAGGATTTGATGGAAAAAGGCGAGGCGCTGCAAGCGCTGATGATCAAGCTCCAGCCAGAAGGCGGGCATTTGCCGATTGCCGGGGATGATCCCGCCTACAGGGGCAGGCTCAAGGGAGTTGCCGTCGTGAAAATCGAGCCGCAGCAAATCAACGCGAAGTTCAAATTCGGCCAAAATGCCGATGAGCACAAACGCGAAGCTATTACAACGGGCCTGCTGGCACGCGGACGGGAGCTCGATGCGGAGACGGTCGACCTCATGCGCCGTTACTGCCCGCAACATAAGGAACAAGCTCATCCCGGCGACTAA
- a CDS encoding AraC family transcriptional regulator encodes MLHLSPDAYLLLPPFAKIVCEPGWKWQRREKPMANFDLFYVWSGEGEVEVGGVHYPVGKGSCFLFRPGDYTSATHNPQKPLVLTYIHFDTAEEPVLVPERYRQLLDTVDFEYMLSRYVRLFLVKTYAAEIEARLVLKQLMIHLLREDRVTKQTPVEKKASNQLTEAIHEVANYVRQNPGIAHRVEDLAMRAQLSPRYFSMKFKELIGMSVQTYMISTRIDRAQHLLMHAGMNVTEVADALGYRDIFFFSRQFKQYTGRSPSEIR; translated from the coding sequence ATGCTGCATTTATCACCCGATGCATATTTATTGCTGCCGCCTTTCGCGAAGATCGTTTGCGAGCCGGGCTGGAAATGGCAGCGTCGTGAAAAGCCGATGGCTAATTTTGATTTATTTTATGTATGGAGCGGTGAAGGGGAAGTCGAAGTGGGCGGCGTTCATTATCCGGTGGGTAAAGGAAGCTGTTTCTTGTTCCGTCCAGGCGACTATACGAGTGCGACCCATAATCCGCAGAAGCCTCTGGTTCTAACTTACATACACTTTGATACGGCAGAAGAGCCGGTGCTGGTGCCGGAACGGTACCGCCAGCTGCTTGATACGGTAGATTTTGAATATATGCTGTCGCGTTATGTGCGGTTGTTTTTGGTCAAAACCTATGCGGCGGAAATTGAAGCGCGCCTTGTGCTGAAGCAGCTGATGATCCATCTGCTGCGGGAGGACCGAGTGACGAAGCAAACGCCCGTGGAGAAAAAAGCGAGCAATCAGCTGACCGAGGCGATTCACGAGGTCGCCAATTATGTCCGGCAAAATCCCGGCATTGCCCACCGGGTCGAGGATCTTGCAATGCGCGCCCAGCTGTCGCCGCGTTATTTTTCAATGAAATTCAAGGAGCTGATCGGCATGTCGGTCCAGACGTATATGATCAGCACCCGCATTGACCGCGCCCAGCACCTGCTGATGCACGCAGGCATGAATGTGACGGAGGTGGCGGACGCTCTCGGCTACCGCGATATTTTTTTCTTCAGCCGCCAATTCAAGCAATATACCGGACGGAGCCCGTCGGAAATCCGTTAG
- a CDS encoding aminotransferase class I/II-fold pyridoxal phosphate-dependent enzyme, producing MNPLAQQLNETLSAESPNVHAMLSALGKAIYFPKEGILSQSAEAKAKAKTFNATIGIAIEGGQPMHLKVIQDTLTAYNPKDLYEYAPPAGKPELRAAWLEKMLKENPSLEGKRLSNPIVTNALTHGLSIVADLFADAGDTVIIPNKNWENYELTFGIRRGAEIVEYPLLNDSNTFNSEGLREALLAQKDKGKAIVLLNFPNNPTGYTPGLQESEEIVAAVKDAADAGINVVVVTDDAYFGLFFEDSVHESLFGRFADLHPRVLAIKIDGATKEDYVWGFRVGFITYAAASDKVSNALEQKTLGIIRATISSGPHPSQTFVLKALQSPDFDVQKAEKYDIMKGRANRVKALLDSGRYGDTLAYYPFNSGYFMCLKLSGVSAEAVRVRLLEEYGIGTIALGETDLRVAFSCIEEADLESLYDTIYKAVTELLA from the coding sequence ATGAACCCACTTGCTCAGCAGTTGAATGAGACGCTCTCCGCAGAAAGTCCGAACGTCCATGCCATGTTGTCAGCTTTAGGAAAAGCCATTTATTTCCCGAAGGAAGGCATACTTAGCCAATCCGCAGAAGCAAAGGCGAAAGCCAAGACGTTTAATGCCACAATCGGCATTGCGATCGAAGGCGGACAGCCGATGCACCTTAAGGTAATTCAGGATACGTTGACTGCTTACAATCCTAAAGATCTATATGAATATGCGCCCCCTGCGGGCAAACCTGAGCTGCGCGCAGCTTGGCTTGAGAAAATGCTGAAAGAAAATCCTTCGCTGGAAGGCAAGCGTCTCAGCAATCCTATCGTCACGAACGCTTTAACGCATGGGCTGAGCATTGTCGCCGACCTGTTCGCAGATGCGGGCGATACCGTTATTATTCCAAATAAAAACTGGGAAAACTACGAGTTGACCTTCGGCATCCGCCGCGGCGCGGAAATCGTGGAATATCCTCTACTTAATGATAGCAACACGTTTAACAGTGAGGGCTTGCGTGAAGCGCTGCTTGCACAGAAGGATAAAGGAAAAGCCATCGTCCTGCTTAACTTCCCGAACAACCCGACTGGCTATACGCCAGGCCTCCAAGAAAGCGAAGAGATTGTAGCCGCTGTCAAGGACGCTGCAGATGCAGGCATTAATGTCGTTGTTGTAACCGATGACGCTTACTTCGGCTTATTTTTCGAGGATTCGGTTCACGAGTCGCTGTTCGGCAGATTTGCCGACCTGCACCCTCGCGTTCTAGCTATCAAAATCGACGGCGCGACGAAAGAGGATTATGTGTGGGGCTTCCGCGTCGGTTTCATTACGTACGCTGCAGCTTCGGACAAAGTATCGAATGCGCTGGAGCAGAAGACGCTCGGCATTATTCGGGCTACAATTTCCAGCGGACCGCACCCTTCGCAGACGTTTGTGCTGAAGGCTTTGCAATCGCCTGATTTTGACGTGCAGAAAGCGGAGAAATACGACATTATGAAGGGGCGTGCCAACCGCGTCAAAGCGCTGCTTGATAGCGGCCGTTATGGCGATACGCTAGCCTATTACCCGTTCAACTCCGGTTATTTCATGTGTCTCAAGCTTAGCGGCGTGTCGGCCGAGGCCGTTCGTGTGCGCCTGCTTGAGGAATACGGCATCGGTACCATTGCCCTTGGCGAGACCGATCTTCGCGTCGCTTTCTCCTGCATTGAGGAAGCGGACTTGGAGTCGCTTTACGATACGATTTATAAAGCAGTAACCGAACTGCTCGCTTAA
- a CDS encoding response regulator transcription factor encodes MYTIMIVEDDAKIAELLRAHIEKYGNTAVVTTDFAGVLEQFEQVKPHIVLMDINLPSFDGFYWCRQIRTVSTCPIIFISARSGEMDTVRAIENGGDDYLTKPFHYEVVMAKIRSQLRRVYGDYAQAAGERMVEHAGLILYPERMELHLSGQFVALTKKETVLVETLLQRCQRLVSRETILEKLWDDYTYVDDNALSVNITRVRKKLAELGIEGALETVRGTGYRLNDSWTNGDQQSDRR; translated from the coding sequence ATGTATACGATCATGATTGTCGAGGACGATGCGAAGATCGCTGAGCTTCTGCGGGCGCATATTGAGAAATATGGCAACACAGCGGTTGTGACGACTGATTTTGCTGGCGTCTTGGAGCAATTCGAGCAGGTAAAGCCGCATATTGTGCTGATGGATATCAACCTGCCAAGCTTTGACGGGTTTTATTGGTGCCGGCAAATCCGCACCGTTTCCACCTGCCCAATTATTTTCATTTCCGCCCGCAGCGGTGAAATGGATACGGTGCGCGCCATCGAAAATGGCGGCGACGACTATTTGACCAAGCCCTTCCATTATGAGGTCGTAATGGCGAAAATCCGCAGCCAGCTAAGGCGTGTTTATGGCGACTATGCCCAAGCTGCTGGGGAGCGGATGGTCGAGCATGCCGGATTGATTTTGTATCCCGAGCGAATGGAGCTTCATCTATCAGGACAATTTGTAGCTTTGACGAAAAAGGAAACCGTACTTGTGGAGACGCTGCTCCAGCGCTGCCAAAGGCTTGTAAGCCGGGAAACGATTTTGGAGAAACTGTGGGATGATTATACGTATGTCGATGACAATGCGCTTAGCGTCAATATAACGCGAGTTCGCAAGAAGCTGGCTGAGCTCGGGATTGAAGGAGCGCTCGAAACGGTACGCGGCACAGGCTACCGCCTGAACGACAGCTGGACAAATGGCGATCAGCAGAGCGATCGCCGATGA
- a CDS encoding sensor histidine kinase has translation MKLFLRDQLALVLFMLIQLVVVTTVFWLDGYKDMVIASYALLLGLCVFIAFLAYRYVTHRRFYTLLSSTQTGLEESIQQLESAPLPASLAELLQLQYRHYQKQIIEGERKQQNHLTFMNQWVHQMKTPLSVLELMLSEEADERNNSMREETDRIRKGLDMVLYVARLETFEQDFQVEKIQLRELANEVILENRRLFIRSFVYPDMQIEENLVVETDGKWLRFIMQQLIANAVNYSAGSGAKITISGCQSERSVILEVKDYGVGIPASDLSRIFNAFFTGENGRAFKESTGMGLYIVRTVLDKMNHEIEVESKVGEGSGTTMRIIFPFAAVQSFNPHTK, from the coding sequence ATGAAGCTTTTTTTACGGGACCAGCTTGCACTTGTATTATTTATGCTTATCCAGCTCGTCGTAGTGACCACCGTGTTCTGGCTGGATGGCTATAAAGATATGGTTATCGCCTCGTATGCTCTGCTGCTTGGCCTCTGCGTATTTATTGCTTTTCTGGCTTACCGTTATGTGACCCACCGCCGATTTTATACGCTGCTCAGCAGCACACAGACAGGTCTTGAGGAGTCAATCCAGCAGCTTGAGTCCGCTCCACTCCCTGCGTCGCTTGCCGAGCTGCTGCAGCTTCAATATCGCCACTACCAGAAACAGATTATTGAAGGCGAGCGCAAGCAGCAAAATCATCTGACCTTTATGAACCAGTGGGTGCATCAGATGAAAACGCCGCTTTCCGTGCTGGAGCTTATGCTGTCGGAAGAAGCCGATGAGCGTAACAACAGCATGAGGGAAGAAACAGATCGCATTCGCAAAGGGCTCGATATGGTTCTGTACGTCGCCCGGTTGGAAACGTTCGAGCAGGACTTTCAGGTGGAGAAAATTCAGTTGCGGGAGCTTGCCAACGAGGTGATTTTGGAAAACAGGCGGCTGTTTATTCGCAGCTTCGTGTACCCGGATATGCAAATCGAGGAAAATTTAGTCGTGGAGACAGACGGCAAATGGCTGCGTTTTATTATGCAGCAGCTGATTGCCAATGCGGTCAATTATTCAGCAGGCAGCGGCGCGAAAATAACAATTAGCGGCTGCCAAAGCGAGCGTTCGGTTATCCTTGAGGTGAAGGATTATGGCGTCGGCATTCCCGCCTCTGATTTGAGCCGCATTTTCAACGCCTTTTTCACTGGGGAAAATGGGCGGGCGTTCAAGGAATCGACGGGCATGGGCCTCTACATTGTCCGAACCGTGCTCGATAAAATGAATCATGAGATCGAGGTTGAATCTAAAGTAGGAGAAGGCAGCGGCACGACGATGCGAATTATTTTCCCCTTTGCCGCTGTTCAGTCCTTTAATCCACATACTAAGTAA
- a CDS encoding DUF1330 domain-containing protein — MSAYLVIDIAISNPENFKEYENKIFDVMAHFGGRPIVHDSSVTTMEGDWQPKRLVILEFPNKPSIEAFYNSKMYEPLKKIRWANSTGKAIVVEGL; from the coding sequence TTGAGCGCATATCTCGTGATCGATATTGCTATTTCTAACCCGGAAAACTTCAAGGAATACGAAAATAAGATTTTTGATGTCATGGCACATTTTGGGGGCCGCCCGATCGTTCATGATAGCAGCGTAACGACGATGGAAGGAGATTGGCAGCCGAAAAGACTTGTCATTTTGGAGTTTCCTAACAAACCGAGTATCGAGGCCTTTTACAACTCGAAAATGTACGAACCGTTGAAAAAAATAAGATGGGCAAACTCTACTGGAAAAGCGATCGTCGTGGAAGGCTTATAA
- a CDS encoding ABC transporter ATP-binding protein — protein sequence MELLYARNLNKIYPGKVTYKALTNIDLTIQQGEFVGIMGPSGSGKTTLLNMVSTIDKPTSGELRIAGQDPYELSREKLAFFRRRELGFVFQSFNLLDTLTVSENIMLPLTLDGTNIVQMKLRAASIMEKLGIAELSDKRTYEISGGQAQRTAIARALIHNPKLLLADEPTGNLDSKSARDVMELMSRLNREDNTTMMLVTHDAMAASYCHRVIFIKDGQFYSEVNCGDNRAAFYQKIINVLALLGGTENEFPTVRV from the coding sequence TTGGAATTGCTATATGCACGAAACCTGAACAAAATTTATCCCGGCAAAGTAACCTATAAAGCGCTGACCAACATTGATTTAACGATCCAGCAAGGGGAATTCGTCGGTATTATGGGCCCTTCGGGCAGCGGCAAAACAACGCTGCTGAACATGGTATCGACGATCGACAAGCCCACTTCTGGCGAGCTGCGCATTGCTGGCCAAGACCCGTATGAGCTGTCACGGGAAAAGCTTGCTTTTTTCCGCCGGCGGGAGCTTGGCTTCGTCTTTCAATCGTTTAATTTGCTTGATACGCTGACGGTCAGCGAAAATATTATGCTGCCGCTCACGCTCGATGGCACAAATATCGTCCAAATGAAGCTGCGAGCCGCCTCCATCATGGAAAAACTCGGTATTGCTGAGCTTTCGGACAAACGAACGTATGAAATATCCGGCGGCCAGGCGCAGCGTACGGCCATTGCCCGAGCACTCATCCATAACCCGAAGCTGCTGCTGGCCGACGAGCCGACAGGCAACCTCGATTCCAAATCAGCACGCGATGTCATGGAGCTGATGAGCAGGCTCAATCGCGAGGATAACACGACGATGATGCTCGTTACACATGACGCTATGGCGGCGAGCTATTGTCACCGGGTTATTTTTATTAAAGATGGCCAGTTTTACAGTGAAGTGAATTGCGGCGACAACCGTGCAGCTTTTTATCAGAAAATTATTAATGTGCTTGCTCTGCTTGGGGGGACTGAAAATGAATTTCCGACAGTTCGCGTTTAA